The following proteins are co-located in the Pseudomonas sp. ATCC 13867 genome:
- the pgl gene encoding 6-phosphogluconolactonase — protein sequence MAITEPKLAEGMAWKTWKNAAEQARGLAASVADGLRAALAARGRALLVVSGGRSPIAFLEALSGAELDWSKVSVSLADERWVPESHPDSNAGLLRRHLLKGAAAKANFIGLYQPASSLDEAAAKADRYLHELALPIDVLVLGMGDDGHTASLFPGSANLADALDPASTRRCLPMWAPSVPRQRLTLTRAVLQGARVQLLAIQGEAKLATLSQALSDNDDQRMPINAFLRSPLSIHWCP from the coding sequence ATGGCGATCACTGAACCGAAACTGGCTGAAGGCATGGCCTGGAAAACCTGGAAGAACGCCGCCGAGCAGGCCAGGGGACTGGCCGCAAGCGTGGCCGATGGATTGCGCGCGGCGCTGGCCGCGCGGGGGCGGGCGCTGCTGGTGGTGTCCGGCGGGCGTAGCCCGATCGCCTTCCTCGAAGCGCTGAGCGGCGCCGAGCTGGACTGGTCGAAGGTTTCCGTCAGCCTGGCCGACGAGCGCTGGGTGCCTGAGTCGCACCCGGACAGCAATGCCGGCCTGCTGCGCCGTCACCTGCTCAAGGGGGCGGCGGCCAAGGCGAACTTCATCGGCCTCTACCAGCCGGCGAGCAGCCTGGATGAGGCGGCGGCCAAGGCGGATCGCTACCTCCATGAACTGGCGTTGCCCATCGATGTGCTGGTGCTGGGCATGGGCGACGACGGCCACACGGCATCGCTGTTCCCCGGCAGCGCCAACCTGGCCGATGCGCTCGACCCGGCGAGCACGCGTCGCTGCCTGCCGATGTGGGCGCCGAGCGTGCCCCGTCAGCGCCTGACCCTGACCCGCGCCGTGCTGCAAGGCGCGCGGGTGCAACTGCTGGCCATCCAGGGCGAGGCCAAGCTGGCCACCCTGAGCCAGGCGCTCAGCGACAACGACGACCAGCGCATGCCAATCAATGCGTTCCTGCGTTCGCCTCTTTCGATCCACTGGTGCCCCTGA
- a CDS encoding alpha/beta fold hydrolase, giving the protein MPFFDHTGHRLHYEESGFGTPVLLVHGLGSSTRDWEYQVPELEKRHRVIALDVRGHGQSDKPRERYSIAAFAEDVIALLDHLRLGRVHLVGISMGGMIGFELATRWPERLNSLTIVNSAPEVKPRTPREYLEVARRLFLAHVLGLDTVGKALGKLLFPKPEQADLRRKIQQRWPQNDKRAYLSSLHAIIGWGVQERLARITCPTLVISADRDYTPVSLKQAYVGHLPNARLVVIEDSRHATPLDQPERFNTTLLDFLEQVDHP; this is encoded by the coding sequence ATGCCCTTCTTCGACCACACCGGCCACCGCCTGCATTACGAGGAAAGCGGATTCGGTACCCCGGTACTGCTGGTGCACGGCCTCGGCTCCAGCACCCGCGACTGGGAATACCAGGTGCCGGAACTGGAAAAGCGCCACCGGGTGATCGCCCTCGACGTGCGCGGCCACGGCCAGTCGGACAAGCCGCGCGAGCGCTACAGCATCGCCGCCTTCGCCGAGGACGTTATCGCCCTGCTCGACCACCTGCGCCTGGGCCGCGTGCACCTGGTGGGCATCAGCATGGGCGGCATGATCGGCTTCGAACTGGCCACCCGCTGGCCGGAGCGGCTGAACAGCCTGACCATCGTCAACAGCGCGCCGGAGGTCAAACCCCGCACTCCGCGCGAGTACCTGGAAGTGGCGCGCCGCCTGTTCCTCGCCCATGTGCTGGGCCTGGACACCGTGGGCAAGGCCCTGGGCAAGCTGCTCTTTCCCAAGCCCGAACAGGCCGACTTGCGCCGCAAGATCCAGCAGCGCTGGCCGCAGAACGACAAACGCGCTTACCTTTCCAGCCTGCACGCCATCATCGGCTGGGGTGTGCAGGAACGCCTGGCGCGCATAACCTGTCCCACGCTGGTGATCAGCGCCGACCGCGACTACACCCCGGTCTCGCTCAAGCAGGCCTACGTCGGGCACTTGCCCAACGCCCGCCTGGTAGTGATCGAGGACTCGCGCCACGCCACGCCGCTGGATCAACCGGAACGCTTCAACACCACCCTGCTCGACTTCCTCGAGCAGGTCGACCATCCCTAG
- the zwf gene encoding glucose-6-phosphate dehydrogenase, with amino-acid sequence MPDVRVLPCTLALFGALGDLALRKLLPALYQLDREGLLHGDTRILALARDDGASEAPLATIEGRLRQAVPANEWDDAVWTRFQARLTHLSMDFLDAGAYRTLVERVGNAQTLVAYFATAASVFGGICENLAAVGLAERTRVVLEKPIGHDLESSRVVNDAVARFFPENRIYRIDHYLGKETVQNLIALRFANSLFETQWNQNHISHVEISVAEKVGIEGRWGYFDKAGQLRDMVQNHLLQLLCLIAMDPPADLTADSIRDEKVKVLRALEPIAPEQLATRVVRGQYTSGFIDGKAVPGYLAEENANPNSDAETFVAMRVDIRNWRWSGVPFYLRTGKRMPQKLSQIVIHFKEPPHYIFAPEQRSLISNRLIIRLQPDEGISLQVMTKDQGLGKGMQLRTGPLQLNFSETFHTARTPDAYERLLLEVMQGNQYLFVRKDEVEFAWKWCDHLIAGWGRLGEQPKPYPAGSWGPQAAVALIARDGRDWYGDH; translated from the coding sequence ATGCCTGATGTGCGCGTTCTACCCTGTACCCTGGCGCTGTTCGGCGCACTGGGTGATCTCGCCCTGCGCAAGCTGCTGCCGGCGCTGTATCAACTGGACCGCGAGGGCCTGCTGCACGGCGACACCCGCATCCTCGCCCTGGCCCGTGACGACGGTGCCAGCGAGGCGCCGCTGGCCACCATCGAAGGCCGCCTGCGCCAGGCGGTGCCGGCGAACGAGTGGGATGACGCCGTGTGGACCCGCTTCCAGGCGCGGCTGACGCACCTGAGCATGGACTTCCTCGACGCCGGCGCCTACAGAACGTTGGTCGAGCGGGTTGGCAACGCGCAGACGCTGGTGGCGTATTTCGCCACGGCGGCCTCGGTGTTCGGCGGCATCTGCGAGAACCTCGCGGCCGTCGGCCTTGCCGAGCGCACCCGGGTGGTGCTGGAAAAACCCATCGGTCATGACCTGGAATCCTCCCGCGTGGTGAACGACGCGGTGGCGCGCTTCTTTCCGGAAAACCGCATCTACCGGATCGACCACTACCTGGGCAAGGAGACGGTGCAGAACCTCATCGCGCTGCGCTTCGCCAACAGCCTGTTCGAGACCCAGTGGAACCAGAATCACATCTCCCATGTGGAGATCAGCGTGGCCGAGAAGGTCGGCATCGAAGGCCGCTGGGGCTACTTCGACAAGGCCGGCCAGTTGCGCGACATGGTGCAGAACCACCTGTTGCAACTACTCTGCCTGATCGCGATGGACCCGCCGGCGGACCTGACCGCCGACAGCATCCGCGACGAGAAGGTGAAGGTGCTGCGCGCGCTGGAGCCCATCGCGCCGGAACAACTGGCCACCCGCGTGGTGCGTGGGCAGTACACCAGCGGTTTCATCGACGGCAAGGCGGTGCCCGGCTATCTCGCCGAGGAAAATGCCAACCCCAACAGCGACGCCGAGACCTTCGTCGCGATGCGCGTGGACATCCGCAACTGGCGCTGGTCCGGCGTGCCGTTCTACCTGCGCACCGGCAAGCGCATGCCGCAGAAGCTGTCGCAGATCGTCATCCACTTCAAGGAGCCGCCGCACTATATCTTCGCCCCGGAGCAGCGTTCGCTGATCAGCAACCGGCTGATCATCCGCCTGCAGCCGGACGAGGGCATTTCCCTGCAGGTGATGACCAAGGACCAGGGCCTGGGCAAGGGCATGCAGCTGCGCACCGGCCCGCTGCAACTGAATTTCTCCGAGACCTTCCACACGGCCCGCACGCCGGATGCCTACGAGCGGCTGTTGCTGGAAGTCATGCAAGGCAATCAGTACCTGTTCGTGCGCAAGGACGAGGTGGAGTTCGCCTGGAAATGGTGCGACCACCTGATCGCCGGTTGGGGCCGCCTGGGCGAACAGCCCAAGCCGTACCCGGCGGGCAGTTGGGGCCCCCAGGCGGCCGTTGCCCTGATCGCGCGCGACGGGAGGGACTGGTATGGCGATCACTGA
- a CDS encoding ABC transporter ATP-binding protein — protein MLYRRFERLIDPFRDVPERMPPTDVIRFYVYYLRQVWPVFLALLIVGLIAALIEVALFSYLGRIVDLAQGTAPADFFTQHGRELIWMAVVALILRPVFFGLHDMLVHQSINPSMTNLIRWQNHRYVLKQSLGFFQNDFAGRIAQRIMQTGNSLRDSAVQAVDAIWHVLIYIVSSLVLFAEADWRLMIPLLLWMIGYVGALGYFIPQVKHRSVVASDSRSKLMGRIVDGYTNITTLKLFAHTRQEEDYARDAIDDQTRKAQSAGRVVTSMDVTITAFNGLLIAGTTGLALWLWTQSLISVGAIALATGLVIRIVNMSGWIMWVVGGIFENVGQVQDGMQTIALPRQVVDKPDARPLTVSRGEVRFEQASFSYGKGGGLIDDLDLTVRPGEKIGLVGPSGAGKSTLVNLLLRLYDLEGGRILIDGQDIAGVTQESLRAQIGMVTQDTSLLHRSIRSNLLYGRPDAGEAELQDAIQKARASEFIPQLSDAEGRSGLDAHVGERGVKLSGGQRQRIAITRVLLKDAPILILDEATSALDSEVEAAIQESLETLMQGKTVIAIAHRLSTIARMDRLVVLEHGRVVESGSHAELLAHGGLYARLWRHQTGGFVGVD, from the coding sequence ATGCTTTACCGTCGTTTCGAACGTCTGATCGACCCCTTCCGCGACGTCCCCGAGCGCATGCCGCCCACCGACGTCATCCGCTTCTACGTCTACTACCTGCGCCAGGTCTGGCCGGTGTTCCTCGCCCTGCTCATCGTCGGCCTGATCGCCGCGCTGATCGAAGTCGCGCTGTTCAGCTACCTCGGGCGCATCGTCGACCTCGCCCAGGGCACCGCCCCCGCCGACTTCTTCACCCAGCACGGCCGCGAGCTGATCTGGATGGCCGTGGTGGCGCTGATCCTGCGCCCGGTGTTCTTCGGCCTGCACGACATGCTGGTGCACCAGAGCATCAACCCCAGCATGACCAACCTGATCCGCTGGCAGAATCACCGCTACGTACTCAAGCAAAGCCTGGGCTTCTTCCAGAACGACTTCGCCGGACGCATCGCCCAGCGCATCATGCAGACCGGCAACTCGCTGCGCGACTCCGCCGTACAAGCGGTCGATGCCATCTGGCACGTACTCATCTACATCGTCAGCTCCCTGGTACTGTTTGCCGAGGCCGATTGGCGACTGATGATCCCTCTGCTGCTCTGGATGATCGGCTACGTCGGCGCGCTGGGTTACTTCATTCCACAGGTGAAGCACCGCTCGGTGGTTGCCTCGGACTCGCGCTCGAAACTCATGGGCCGGATCGTCGACGGCTACACCAACATCACCACCCTCAAGCTGTTCGCCCACACGCGCCAGGAAGAGGACTACGCCCGCGACGCCATCGACGACCAGACCCGCAAGGCCCAGAGCGCCGGGCGCGTGGTGACCTCGATGGACGTCACCATCACCGCCTTCAACGGCCTGCTGATCGCCGGCACCACGGGCCTGGCCCTGTGGCTGTGGACCCAGTCGCTGATCTCGGTGGGCGCCATCGCCCTGGCCACCGGCCTGGTCATCCGCATCGTCAACATGTCCGGCTGGATCATGTGGGTGGTCGGCGGCATCTTCGAGAACGTCGGCCAGGTGCAGGACGGCATGCAGACCATCGCCCTGCCCCGCCAGGTGGTGGACAAGCCCGATGCCAGGCCGCTGACGGTGAGTCGCGGCGAGGTGCGTTTCGAGCAGGCGAGTTTCAGCTACGGCAAGGGCGGCGGCCTGATCGACGACCTCGACCTGACCGTGCGCCCCGGCGAGAAGATCGGCCTGGTCGGCCCGTCCGGCGCCGGCAAGTCCACCCTGGTGAACCTGCTGCTGCGCCTGTATGACCTGGAAGGCGGACGCATCCTGATCGACGGCCAGGACATCGCCGGCGTGACCCAGGAAAGCCTGCGCGCGCAGATCGGCATGGTCACCCAGGATACCTCGCTACTGCACCGCTCGATCCGCTCCAACCTGCTCTATGGCCGCCCGGATGCCGGCGAAGCGGAGTTGCAGGACGCGATCCAGAAGGCCCGGGCCTCGGAGTTCATCCCGCAGCTGAGCGACGCCGAGGGGCGCAGCGGGCTCGACGCCCACGTCGGCGAGCGCGGCGTAAAGCTCTCCGGCGGCCAGCGCCAGCGCATCGCGATCACCCGCGTGCTGCTCAAGGATGCGCCGATCCTGATCCTCGACGAGGCCACCTCGGCGCTGGACTCGGAAGTGGAGGCGGCGATCCAGGAAAGCCTGGAGACCCTGATGCAGGGCAAGACGGTGATCGCCATCGCCCACCGCCTGTCCACCATCGCCCGCATGGACCGCCTGGTGGTGCTGGAACATGGCCGCGTGGTCGAGAGCGGCAGCCACGCCGAGCTGCTGGCTCATGGCGGGCTGTACGCGCGGCTGTGGCGGCACCAGACGGGTGGGTTCGTCGGGGTGGATTGA
- a CDS encoding bifunctional 4-hydroxy-2-oxoglutarate aldolase/2-dehydro-3-deoxy-phosphogluconate aldolase produces MSEQHIQQIDALARRARILPVITIEREADILPMADALAAGGLTVLEVTLRTSLGLIAIRQLSEQRPELLVGAGTVLDPETFRRAEEAGARFIVTPGCTDELLQYAAGRPVPLLPGVATASDIMAAYRHGLRRFKLFPAKVCGGVEALKAFAGPFPDVRFCPTGGVGPDNLNDYHRLPNVMCVGGSWMLPKAAIDSGDWATVERLGREALALLDTH; encoded by the coding sequence ATGTCTGAACAACACATCCAGCAGATCGATGCCCTGGCGCGGCGCGCGCGGATCCTGCCGGTGATCACCATCGAGCGCGAGGCGGACATCCTGCCGATGGCGGATGCCCTGGCCGCTGGAGGGCTCACCGTCCTGGAGGTCACGTTGCGGACGTCGCTGGGGCTCATCGCGATTCGCCAGTTGAGCGAACAGCGTCCGGAACTGTTGGTCGGCGCCGGAACGGTGCTCGACCCGGAAACCTTCCGCCGGGCGGAAGAGGCGGGGGCGAGATTCATCGTGACGCCGGGCTGCACCGATGAGCTGCTGCAATACGCCGCCGGCCGCCCGGTGCCGCTGCTGCCGGGGGTGGCCACGGCGTCGGACATCATGGCCGCATACCGCCACGGCCTGCGCCGCTTCAAATTGTTTCCGGCCAAGGTGTGCGGCGGCGTGGAAGCGCTCAAGGCCTTTGCCGGGCCGTTCCCGGACGTGCGTTTCTGCCCCACCGGCGGCGTCGGCCCGGACAATCTGAATGACTACCATCGGCTGCCCAACGTGATGTGCGTGGGTGGTAGCTGGATGCTGCCCAAGGCCGCCATCGACAGCGGCGACTGGGCCACGGTCGAACGCCTGGGCCGCGAGGCGCTGGCTTTGCTGGATACACACTGA
- a CDS encoding tetratricopeptide repeat protein — MHNLLERHSDDALESLSQGLLLSPETLESHLHVGNLFRRRGDIEKAIHIHQDLLGRTGEDASLASQVRLELARDFIAGGLLGSAEELLDELIHLQGEPISLEALDEQRLICEREKGWSRAIELAAQLVPSRPELSAALANYYCELAQDKGRSGDRSAMQELLREARRVDRHCVRALLMRLDCELWRQDHPAAVATMTELARDAKAFVGEIVPLLRRYDCLGVPLVRKFLRDLAESEEVPPLILAVLAETEDDGASTHWRDSLLRRVEQRPSWQGIGEFLDGVEKAVDNPSAVEKIAPIIIGLYRTMPRYRCSRCGFAGRELHWQCPSCHAWNALRPVISPL; from the coding sequence ATGCACAATCTGCTGGAGCGCCACTCCGACGATGCGCTGGAAAGCCTGTCCCAGGGGCTGCTGCTCAGCCCGGAGACGCTGGAAAGCCATCTGCACGTCGGCAACCTGTTCCGCCGTCGCGGTGACATCGAAAAGGCCATTCATATTCACCAGGATCTCTTGGGGCGCACGGGGGAGGACGCATCGCTGGCCTCCCAGGTTCGCCTCGAGCTGGCGCGTGACTTCATTGCCGGCGGCCTGCTCGGCAGCGCCGAGGAGTTGCTGGATGAGCTGATCCATCTGCAGGGCGAGCCGATTTCGCTGGAGGCGCTGGATGAGCAGCGCCTGATCTGCGAGCGGGAAAAGGGTTGGTCGCGGGCGATCGAGCTGGCCGCCCAACTGGTGCCGAGCCGCCCCGAGCTGAGCGCGGCGCTGGCCAACTATTATTGCGAGCTGGCCCAGGACAAGGGCCGGAGCGGTGATCGCAGCGCCATGCAGGAGCTTCTGCGCGAAGCTCGCCGGGTGGATCGCCATTGCGTGCGTGCGCTGTTGATGCGGCTGGACTGTGAGCTCTGGCGCCAGGACCATCCCGCGGCCGTTGCCACGATGACTGAGTTGGCGCGGGACGCCAAGGCTTTCGTTGGGGAGATCGTGCCGCTGTTGCGGCGTTACGATTGCCTGGGCGTGCCGCTGGTGCGCAAGTTTCTCCGTGACCTGGCGGAGTCCGAAGAGGTGCCGCCGCTGATCCTGGCTGTCCTGGCCGAAACCGAGGATGACGGCGCCTCGACGCATTGGCGTGACAGTCTGCTGCGGCGCGTCGAACAGCGTCCCTCCTGGCAGGGAATCGGCGAATTTCTGGACGGAGTCGAGAAAGCTGTCGACAACCCATCCGCCGTTGAAAAAATTGCTCCAATTATCATCGGCCTGTATAGGACAATGCCGCGCTATCGCTGTAGCCGCTGTGGCTTCGCCGGGCGGGAGCTGCACTGGCAGTGTCCGAGCTGCCATGCCTGGAATGCGCTGCGGCCGGTCATCTCGCCTCTCTAG
- a CDS encoding FMN-dependent NADH-azoreductase, whose protein sequence is MSRVLVIESSARQQGSVSRQLTRDFIAQWQAAHPADDIQVRDLAAEQVPHLDADLLGGWMKPEQEQSKTERAALQRSNLLTAELQAADVLVLAAPMYNFAIPSTLKSWLDHVLRAGVTFKYTETGPQGLLTGKRAFVLTSRGGVYAGGVLDHQEPYLRQALGFVGIHDVIFIHAEGLNMGAEFAEKGLSRAKAQLAAVA, encoded by the coding sequence ATGTCCCGCGTTCTGGTTATCGAAAGCAGCGCCCGTCAGCAAGGTTCCGTATCCCGTCAGCTGACCCGCGATTTCATCGCCCAATGGCAGGCCGCCCACCCGGCGGATGACATCCAGGTTCGCGACCTCGCCGCCGAGCAGGTCCCGCACCTGGACGCCGACCTGCTGGGCGGCTGGATGAAGCCTGAACAGGAACAGTCCAAAACCGAGCGCGCGGCGTTGCAGCGTTCCAATCTGCTGACCGCCGAACTGCAGGCCGCCGACGTGCTGGTGCTGGCCGCGCCGATGTACAACTTCGCCATCCCCAGCACCCTGAAATCCTGGCTGGACCACGTGCTGCGCGCCGGCGTCACCTTCAAGTACACCGAGACCGGCCCGCAGGGGCTGCTGACCGGCAAGCGCGCCTTCGTGCTGACCAGCCGCGGCGGCGTCTACGCCGGTGGCGTGCTGGACCACCAGGAGCCCTACCTGCGCCAGGCGCTGGGCTTCGTCGGTATCCACGATGTCATCTTCATCCATGCCGAAGGCCTGAACATGGGGGCCGAGTTCGCCGAGAAGGGCCTTTCCAGGGCCAAGGCCCAGCTCGCCGCCGTCGCCTGA
- a CDS encoding LysR family transcriptional regulator, whose translation MKAPRVTLDQWRTLQAVVDHGGFAQAAEAMHRSQSSISYTVARMQEQLGVPLLRIDGRKAVLTEAGEVLLRRSRQLVKSAGQLEELAHHMEQGWEPEVRLVVDAAYPTVRLVRALSAFMPQSRGCRVLLREEVLSGVEEALVQGHADLAISGLHIAGHLGADLSVVDFVAVAHPDHPLHRLQRELTHQDLEAQMQVVIRDSGRLQPRDVGWLGAEQRWTVGSLATAATFVSNGLGFAWLPRHMVERELRDGLLKPLPLTQGGVRESRFYLYPNKEKPLGPATQILVELLTTFASVPLDAHFAAPESPA comes from the coding sequence ATGAAAGCGCCCCGCGTTACCCTGGATCAGTGGAGAACCCTGCAGGCCGTGGTCGATCACGGCGGCTTCGCCCAGGCGGCGGAAGCCATGCACCGTTCGCAGTCGTCGATCAGCTATACCGTGGCGCGGATGCAGGAACAGCTCGGCGTGCCGCTGCTGCGCATCGACGGGCGCAAGGCCGTGCTCACCGAGGCCGGGGAGGTGCTGCTGCGGCGCTCCCGGCAACTGGTGAAGTCCGCCGGGCAACTGGAAGAGCTGGCCCACCATATGGAACAGGGCTGGGAACCGGAAGTCCGCCTGGTGGTGGATGCCGCCTACCCCACAGTGCGCCTGGTGCGCGCCCTCTCCGCCTTCATGCCGCAAAGCCGTGGCTGCCGGGTGCTGCTGCGCGAGGAAGTGCTTTCCGGCGTGGAGGAAGCCCTGGTGCAGGGCCACGCCGACCTGGCCATCAGCGGCCTGCACATCGCCGGCCACCTGGGCGCCGACCTGAGCGTGGTGGACTTCGTCGCCGTAGCCCACCCCGACCATCCGCTGCACCGCCTGCAACGGGAACTCACCCACCAGGACCTGGAAGCCCAGATGCAGGTGGTGATCCGCGACTCCGGTCGCCTGCAGCCCCGCGATGTCGGCTGGCTGGGCGCCGAGCAGCGCTGGACGGTGGGCAGCCTGGCCACCGCCGCCACCTTCGTCAGCAACGGCCTGGGCTTCGCCTGGCTGCCGCGACACATGGTCGAGCGCGAACTGCGCGACGGCCTGCTCAAGCCGCTGCCACTGACCCAGGGCGGCGTACGCGAGAGCCGCTTCTATCTCTACCCGAACAAGGAAAAGCCGCTGGGTCCGGCCACGCAGATTCTCGTCGAGCTGCTGACCACCTTCGCCAGCGTCCCGCTGGACGCGCACTTCGCCGCCCCCGAGAGCCCGGCCTGA
- the ihfB gene encoding integration host factor subunit beta yields MTKSELIERIVTHQGQLSAKDVELAIKTMLEQMSQALATGDRIEIRGFGSFSLHYRAPRTGRNPKTGESVRLDGKFVPHFKPGKELRDRVNEPE; encoded by the coding sequence ATGACCAAGTCGGAGTTGATCGAGAGAATCGTCACCCATCAGGGGCAGCTTTCCGCAAAGGATGTGGAGCTGGCGATCAAGACCATGCTTGAGCAAATGTCCCAGGCTCTGGCCACTGGGGATCGCATCGAAATCCGGGGTTTCGGTAGCTTCTCGCTGCATTACCGTGCGCCGCGCACTGGCCGCAATCCGAAAACCGGCGAATCCGTGCGCCTGGACGGCAAGTTCGTCCCGCACTTCAAGCCCGGCAAGGAGCTGCGCGACCGCGTCAACGAGCCCGAGTGA
- a CDS encoding lipopolysaccharide assembly protein LapA domain-containing protein — MLRVKRFLFILAFVVLAAVVVVFALENLQPVQLTFLGWQSPQWPLVLFVSLAFILGGLIGLLLSVPVRARARVRMAGMRSEITRFRKENDALRDKSLTDHA; from the coding sequence ATGCTTCGGGTAAAGCGTTTCCTGTTCATCCTGGCGTTCGTCGTGCTGGCCGCCGTGGTTGTGGTTTTCGCCCTGGAAAACCTCCAGCCCGTGCAGTTGACCTTCCTCGGCTGGCAGTCGCCGCAATGGCCACTGGTGCTGTTCGTTTCCCTGGCTTTCATCCTCGGTGGGCTGATCGGCCTGCTGTTGAGCGTCCCCGTCCGCGCCCGGGCGCGCGTCCGCATGGCCGGCATGCGCTCCGAAATCACCCGCTTCCGCAAGGAGAACGACGCGCTGCGTGACAAGTCGCTGACGGACCATGCCTAG
- a CDS encoding peptidylprolyl isomerase produces the protein MFKRFLLAACSLVLAGSAFAADANKPHVLLSTSQGEIEIELYADKAPISVKNYLAYVDSGFYNGTIFHRVIPNFMIQGGGFTENMNQKDTQAPIKNEADNGLLNERGTLAMARTSDVNSATSQFFINLTGNDFLNHGSRDFGYAVFGKVVRGMGVVDQIAGVKTGNRGMFQDVPTTPVVILSAKRL, from the coding sequence CTGTTCAAACGCTTCCTGCTCGCCGCCTGCTCCCTCGTCCTGGCCGGTTCGGCATTCGCCGCCGACGCCAACAAGCCGCACGTGCTGCTGTCCACCAGCCAGGGGGAAATCGAAATCGAGCTGTACGCCGACAAGGCGCCGATCTCGGTGAAGAACTACCTCGCCTATGTCGACAGTGGCTTCTACAACGGCACCATCTTCCACCGCGTGATCCCCAACTTCATGATCCAGGGCGGCGGCTTCACCGAGAACATGAACCAGAAGGACACCCAGGCGCCGATCAAGAACGAGGCTGACAACGGCCTGCTCAACGAGCGCGGCACCCTGGCCATGGCCCGCACCAGCGACGTGAACTCCGCCACCAGCCAGTTCTTCATCAACCTGACCGGCAACGACTTCCTCAACCACGGCTCCCGCGACTTCGGCTACGCCGTGTTCGGCAAGGTCGTACGCGGCATGGGCGTGGTCGACCAGATCGCCGGCGTCAAGACCGGCAATCGCGGCATGTTCCAGGACGTACCGACCACCCCGGTGGTCATCCTCTCCGCCAAGCGCCTGTGA